The Phoenix dactylifera cultivar Barhee BC4 chromosome 12, palm_55x_up_171113_PBpolish2nd_filt_p, whole genome shotgun sequence genome has a window encoding:
- the LOC103718133 gene encoding uncharacterized protein LOC103718133 isoform X5, translating to MSASPSVDDIAALDLNTGGGQERGSTAVEAEPASDPGGCGKGGGEFMVKTLEESREGFLDTGDGDSARKPDMDVGEEGDVAGSEEVSDAVVPEGAEVGESSSGTGIELLEEEVAAFVKKEQGDMANEVTERDLVDGCFQATEVGNLGSRRQETGDGRSGDQELRADALETGNMTGIAVEEAKEERLGSMADLGGNQEVVVEIRNGTEPMKEDEAFPEKKASAMSDQRSSYLVDGQAQVIECNVGPSELVARDELGGDQKLELNVKEAGSMMGATEAATRGTVGAVEVDGLEGEEANDGGTVDVMETGNKTEPLVEDEPYLEKEQSTANNVMGHDMVDEQLQAKEGVLDPKGLEMKDGLGSGQKSEINVVDGACVEECGKGNELVKEQITNQNLDCEVRDQDLVEEHLQAPEEDVGSIALEADNELGGHEMLEANVGGAGFGVGTVKTQVPVALVRVEADSSEGIADLGLMHVGVAEVSNGTELTEEGVCCPQKDMSVVDEVVEREAAQGALGPTVLEMENFLDGDQNLEADVLELGCLLGAAKTQAAVDLGGEEADRLKSISDLGQVQHKVPETSGTELTRQDVSCLQKNQSLVTEKGGHGLADANLQVSEGDSSQNQFVVVESTAGTKDMDEGVDGSLMSSDQDRIHEASVSQASYVDTNQNDQEIGNAIHVEETKEVDSMPVDDPIIEQADYAIKDPDMADPGVKVNNPDSNHARDDTVDSGHILTAESKAGLVNSVVHAEALNADKHPTDEDAKDKNIITADGGSVLDVTFMESENRGTQLVDENTGDKEDITTANSCSDLESQFAETSESCPLGSQTSETCPLGEMLMYRKDSALKDSKSAVTTGLPMASKLSEIQTIVSQQKKIVECIPGRNQEIEPQSIGLLVGRSDDAIVHEAESSPGICQNMDMESSILKDETSLPEACHEKGDLTQDSEADKKTSVLVDSVANIGTGPDGIAEQNVQVDGQEHPKIAHKQIVKCVGIRPGICSIENDQHASYFLPLQDKDTFSMSDLVWGKVKSHPWWPGQIFDPSDASDLAMKYQKKDNFLVAYFGDKTFAWCEEPQLKPFETYFSQMEKQSSSDTFVNAVNDALGEVSRRTELGMTCFCLPEGAYADIKYQMVENAGIRDGVSSSAFDRSLVVDYFQPDRLLEYIEALAQLPSGGANRLELVIAQAQLKAFYRSKGYPELPVFQIGGGLMENDAEVSPSDSKLVGEDTIEHSTPTPMELNLGKRKRGRGRPSNREKHMMEDAKKQKNLSELMEESVVSPFANDGKIEFAVKVDGDSILPSSGKKHKVIDFDSDYSEKSKKKRLDSLGDLSTKSPSPTPSSSFKIGECIRRVASQLTGSRPILKCHGETFQNNVSKAEHRRFDVDTEASAHTAVENPRIKVGISEDCSSPDEMLPQLCLAARDPMKGYSFLSMIVSFFTDFRNFCVSSSMEKKHVQKSGGKRGRKRKVSSHSPSSDMSTPDHMQDSYWSDMIYHNSSTNDLKRKGDAHMRSQRKRRKSGGETSISLSLDCVLGTAQHLQVGTISPKMKQASTTERSVISLEEKIVDERTPTALILSFNGSSSLPSEMDLIRIFSCYGPLKEAETEVQRKTNHVKVVFKKRADAEIAFRSAGKYSIFGPALVSYRLRYLPSTPSASPNTTSQGKNDAGAIECGKLVVPGDASPNTISGKHDAVPLEGGNSEVPGDASPNTTPQGENDAVSIEGGNSEIPGDASPNTTPQIKNDAVLIEGGNLEVPGDVSPNTTPQDKNDAVPTEGGNLEFPDSSPNIILHNENDAVRIEGGNIDVPGRTSADPTQQDKNDAVPAEGGNLEVPDKAENGVAPDTMQDEVGDKGSVVRAVQVDNQSG from the exons ATGTCTGCGAGCCCTTCTGTAGATGACATCGCGGCCCTAGACTTGAACACTGGAGGCGGCCAAGAACGAGGCAGTACGGCTGTGGAAGCCGAGCCCGCGTCAGATCCTGGAGGATGTGGGAAAGGGGGAGGAGAATTCATGGTAAAAACCCTAGAGGAAAGCCGAGAAGGATTTCTTGATACCGGTGACGGTGATTCAGCTCGGAAGCCGGATATGGATGTCGGAGAGGAAGGAGATGTGGCGGGGTCTGAGGAAGTTTCGGACGCAGTTGTTCCTGAAGGGGCTGAGGTTGGGGAGAGTAGCAGCGGGACCGGGATTGAGCTTTTGGAGGAAGAAGTTGCAGCTTTTGTCAAAAAAGAGCAGGGTGATATGGCTAACGAAGTGACGGAGCGTGATCTGGTTGACGGGTGCTTTCAAGCTACGGAGGTTGGCAATCTTGGCTCCAGAAGGCAGGAGACGGGAGATGGACGCAGTGGTGATCAAGAGTTGAGAGCAGATGCGCTGGAGACTGGGAACATGACGGGAATTGCTGTTGAAGAGGCCAAAGAAGAACGCTTGGGGAGTATGGCAGATCTGGGAGGAAACCAGGAGGTGGTTGTGGAGATTAGAAATGGAACCGAACCCATGAAGGAAGATGAAGCCTTTCCAGAGAAGAAAGCTAGTGCAATGAGTGATCAGAGGAGCAGTTATTTGGTTGATGGGCAGGCTCAAGTTATTGAATGCAATGTTGGTCCAAGTGAGTTGGTGGCAAGAGATGAATTGGGTGGTGATCAGAAGCTGGAATTAAATGTCAAAGAGGCAGGAAGTATGATGGGGGCCACAGAAGCAGCAACTAGAGGTACAGTTGGAGCAGTCGAAGTTGATGGCTTGGAGGGTGAAGAAGCTAATGATGGAGGGACAGTTGATGTCATGGAGACGGGGAATAAAACTGAACCCCTGGTAGAAGATGAACCGTACCTAGAGAAAGAGCAGAGCACAGCAAACAATGTAATGGGTCATGATATGGTGGATGAGCAACTTCAAGCTAAAGAGGGTGTCCTAGATCCTAAGGGTTTGGAAATGAAAGATGGATTGGGTAGTGGACAGAAATCTGAAATTAATGTGGTGGATGGAGCATGTGTGGAGGAGTGTGGGAAAGGAAATGAACTCGTAAAGGAACAAATCACTAACCAGAACTTGGATTGTGAAGTGAGGGACCAAGATTTGGTTGAAGAACACCTGCAAGCTCCTGAGGAAGATGTGGGTTCCATAGCATTGGAAGCAGATAATGAATTGGGTGGTCATGAGATGCTGGAAGCAAATGTTGGCGGTGCAGGATTTGGAGTGGGGACTGTTAAAACCCAGGTCCCTGTTGCTCTTGTAAGGGTGGAAGCTGATAGCTCGGAGGGTATAGCTGATCTGGGACTAATGCATGTTGGGGTTGCAGAGGTTAGCAATGGAACTGAACTCACTGAGGAAGGTGTATGCTGTCCACAGAAGGATATGAGTGTGGTTGATGAGGTAGTGGAACGTGAGGCTGCACAAGGCGCTCTCGGTCCCACCGTGTTGGAGATGGAAAATTTTTTGGATGGCGATCAGAACCTGGAAGCTGATGTACTGGAGTTAGGATGTCTGTTGGGGGCAGCAAAAACTCAGGCGGCTGTTGATCTTGGAGGGGAGGAAGCTGATAGATTGAAGAGTATATCAGATTTGGGACAAGTGCAGCACAAGGTTCCGGAGACTAGTGGAACTGAGCTCACCAGGCAAGATGTGTCTTGTCTGCAGAAGAACCAGAGCTTGGTGACTGAGAAGGGAGGTCATGGTTTGGCTGATGCGAATCTTCAAGTTTCAGAGGGAGACAGCAGTCAGAACCAGTTTGTAGTTGTGGAGAGTACTGCTGGAACAAAAGACATGGATGAGGGGGTTGATGGGTCTTTGATGAGCAGTGATCAAGACAGAATTCATGAAGCTTCTGTTTCGCAAGCATCTTATGTGGATACAAATCAGAATGACCAGGAAATAGGCAACGCTATCCATGTGGAAGAAACAAAGGAGGTGGATTCCATGCCTGTTGATGATCCTATAATCGAGCAAGCAGATTATGCTATAAAAGATCCAGACATGGCCGATCCAGGTGTAAAGGTAAACAATCCAGATTCTAATCATGCTCGTGATGACACAGTGGACAGCGGACATATTTTGACAGCAGAATCAAAAGCAGGCTTGGTTAACAGTGTTGTCCATGCAGAAGCACTGAATGCAGATAAGCATCCTACTGATGAGGATGCAAAGGACAAAAATATTATTACAGCCGATGGTGGTTCAGTTTTGGATGTCACATTTATGGAATCAGAAAACAGAGGAACCCAGCTTGTTGATGAGAATACCGGTGATAAAGAAGATATTACTACGGCTAATTCATgctcagatttagaatcacagtTTGCAGAGACCTCAGAGTCCTGTCCACTTGGTTCACAGACTTCAGAGACCTGTCCACTTGGTGAAATGTTAATGTACAGAAAAGATTCTGCTCTGAAAGATTCAAAATCGGCTGTCACTACTGGTTTACCAATGGCTTCCAAGCTATCTGAAATTCAGACTATTGTAtctcaacaaaagaaaattgtTGAATGTATTCCTGGCAGGAATCAAGAGATAGAACCTCAGTCCATTGGTTTGTTGGTTGGCAGGAGTGATGATGCAATTGTTCATGAAGCAGAATCTTCACCAGGTATATGTCAAAATATGGACATGGAATCCAGTATTCTCAAAGATGAAACTTCTCTGCCTGAGGCGTGCCATGAAAAAGGAGACTTGACTCAAGACTCTGAAGCTGATAAGAAGACCTCTGTGCTGGTGGATAGTGTGGCAAATATTGGTACTGGTCCAGATGGTATTGCTGAGCAAAATGTGCAAGTTGATGGACAAGAACATCCGAAAATAGCTCACAAGCAAATTGTGAAATGTGTTGGAATAAGGCCCGGGATTTGCAGTATTGAAAATGATCAGCATGCTAGCTACTTCCTTCCTCTTCAAGACAAGGATACTTTTTCCATGTCTGATTTGGTCTggggtaaagtaaagagccatCCTTGGTGGCCTGGCCAAATTTTTGATCCTTCAGATGCATCAGACTTGGCAATGAAATATCAGAAGAAGGACAACTTCCTCGTAGCATATTTTGGAGACAAAACTTTTGCCTGGTGCGAAGAACCTCAGCTGAAGCCTTTCGAGACGTATTTCTCACAGATGGAAAAACAAAGCAGTTCAGATACATTTGTAAATGCTGTCAATGATGCACTGGGTGAAGTCTCTAGGCGGACAGAATTGGGAATGACCTGTTTTTGTCTGCCTGAAGGAGCTTATGCTGACATTAAGTATCAGATGGTTGAGAATGCTGGTATACGAGACGGGGTTAGTAGCTCTGCTTTTGACAGGTCTCTGGTTGTCGATTATTTTCAGCCTGACAGACTTCTTGAGTATATTGAAGCCTTGGCTCAATTACCAAGCGGAGGTGCGAACAGACTTGAGCTTGTGATAGCTCAGGCTCAGCTGAAAGCCTTTTATCGATCAAAGGGGTATCCTGAACTTCCTGTATTCCAAATTGGTGGAGGATTGATGGAGAATGATGCTGAGGTCTCACCCTCTGATAGTAAATTAGTTGGGGAAGATACCATTGAGCACTCAACTCCTACTCCCATGGAACTAAATCTTGGGAAGCGCAAGAGAGGCAGAGGGAGGCCCTCCAATAGAGAAAAACATATGATGGAGGATgctaaaaaacagaaaaatttaTCTGAGCTGATGGAAGAAAGTGTTGTCTCTCCTTTTGCAAATGATGGCAAAATTGAATTTGCGGTAAAAGTTGACGGTGATTCGATTTTACCATCTTCTGGAAAGAAACACAAGGTCATTGATTTTGATTCTGATTACTCAGAGAAAAGTAAGAAAAAACGGCTTGATTCCTTAGGAGATTTGTCTACCAAGTCACCATCTCCAACTCCTAGTAGTTCTTTCAAGATTGGAGAATGTATCCGTCGAGTTGCAAGCCAGCTGACTGGGTCTCGACCTATCCTTAAGTGCCATGGTGAAACATTTCAGAATAATGTTTCCAAGGCTGAGCATAGAAGATTTGATGTTGATACTGAGGCGTCTGCTCACACTGCTGTGGAGAACCCAAGAATAAAGGTAGGCATATCAGAGGACTGTTCCTCCCCAGATGAAATGCTGCCACAGCTGTGCTTAGCTGCAAGGGATCCTATGAAGGGATACAGTTTTCTGTCAATGATAGTCAGTTTCTTCACTGATTTCAGAAATTTTTGTGTTTCAAGTTCTATGGAAAAGAAGCATGTTCAGAAAAGTGGAGGTAAAAGGGGTAGGAAAAGAAAAGTCAGCTCTCACTCACCTTCTTCTGATATGTCGACACCTGATCATATGCAGGACTCTTATTGGTCTGACATGATATACCATAACAGCTCCACAAATGATCTTAAAAGGAAAGGAGATGCTCACATGCGGAGCCAAAGGAAAAGGAGGAAATCTGGAGGGGAAACATCAATCTCTTTGTCATTAGACTGTGTGTTGGGTACTGCACAACATTTGCAGGTTGGAACGATCAGTCCTAAAATGAAACAAGCATCGACAACAGAAAGATCGGTAATCAGTTTGGAAGAAAAAATTGTGGACGAGCGTACACCAACTGCATTGATTTTGAGCTTTAATGGATCAAGTTCTTTACCTTCTGAAATGGATCTCATTAGGATTTTCAGTTGCTATGGGCCCCTGAAGGAAGCAGAAACAGAAGTTCAAAGGAAGACAAATCATGTCAAAGTAGTCTTCAAGAAACGTGCTGATGCTGAAATAGCTTTCCGTAGTGCAGGAAAATATAGCATTTTTGGGCCAGCCCTTGTTAGCTATCGTCTTAGATACTTGCCATCAACACCTAGTGCTTCTCCAAACACCACATCACAAGGCAAAAATGATGCAGGAGCAATTGAATGTGGCAAATTAGTGGTTCCAGGTGATGCTTCTCCAAATACTATATCTGGCAAACATGATGCAGTACCCCTTGAAGGCGGCAACTCAGAGGTTCCAGGTGATGCTTCTCCAAATACCACACCACAAGGCGAAAATGATGCAGTATCCATTGAAGGTGGCAACTCAGAGATTCCAGGTGATGCTTCACCAAATACCACACCACAAATCAAAAACGATGCAGTACTCATTGAAGGTGGCAACTTAGAGGTTCCAGGTGATGTTTCCCCAAATACCACACCACAAGACAAAAATGATGCAGTGCCCACTGAAGGTGGCAATTTAGAGTTTCCAGATAGTTCTCCAAATATCATACTGCATAATGAAAATGATGCAGTACGCATTGAAGGTGGCAACATAGACGTTCCAGGTAGAACTTCTGCAGATCCTACACAACAAGATAAAAATGATGCAGTACCCGCTGAAGGTGGCAACTTAGAGGTCCCAG ATAAAGCAGAAAATGGAGTTGCGCCAGATACTATGCAAGATGAAGTTGGGGACAAAGGATCAGTTGTTAGGGCTGTTCAGGTGGATAATCAATCTGGTTAG